Proteins from a genomic interval of Streptomyces sp. NBC_01445:
- a CDS encoding PP2C family protein-serine/threonine phosphatase produces the protein MRFRRWSMDRQLERPSGHGLVVVPLALIVVITLVDVHSPTDVHLGPLLVIAPALTASIAGPRLTALVGLLAVGAQILIGALHGGLGTANHISQIIAITLLSVLIVIFCRAGERRRQELNRVRSVSEAAQRVLLRPPPRKVGPLRVAWLYLAAGDEAKIGGDLFAVARAAHPSTRALIGDVRGKGLASIGEASVVLGAFREGAHRHALLPDLVAAMDDSVARNLEEVADTEHDAGEHFVTALVLDIPDDGPHAEMVTCGHPPPLLVREHQVTELAPRQSAPPLGMGELPGPPLRSDRFAFTAGDFLVLYTDGVIEARSPTGAFYPLAERVASFPSLPAGGPDSLLNHIHRDLLAHTGGQLNDDIALLVIERVPTRHLLRPLLNGRPMADHAADAYPDGAPPSRAHGRGI, from the coding sequence GTGAGATTCCGGCGATGGTCGATGGATCGCCAGCTGGAGCGGCCATCGGGCCACGGTCTGGTGGTTGTTCCGCTCGCTCTGATCGTGGTCATCACCCTGGTGGACGTCCACTCCCCGACCGACGTCCACCTCGGCCCGCTGCTCGTCATCGCACCGGCCCTCACCGCTTCCATCGCAGGCCCCCGGCTCACCGCCCTGGTCGGGCTCCTGGCCGTGGGCGCTCAGATCCTCATAGGGGCGTTGCACGGCGGTCTGGGCACGGCCAACCACATCTCGCAGATCATCGCCATCACCTTGCTCTCCGTACTGATCGTGATCTTCTGCCGAGCGGGGGAACGGCGCCGCCAGGAGCTGAACCGGGTGCGGTCGGTGTCCGAGGCGGCGCAGCGGGTGCTGCTGAGGCCGCCGCCCCGCAAGGTCGGTCCGTTGCGCGTGGCCTGGCTCTACCTGGCCGCGGGGGACGAGGCCAAGATCGGGGGCGACCTGTTCGCGGTCGCCCGCGCCGCCCACCCCAGCACCCGCGCACTCATCGGTGACGTACGGGGCAAGGGCCTCGCCTCCATCGGTGAGGCGTCGGTCGTGCTCGGGGCGTTCCGCGAGGGCGCGCACCGCCACGCTCTGCTGCCCGACTTGGTGGCGGCCATGGACGACAGCGTCGCCCGGAACCTGGAGGAGGTCGCCGATACCGAGCACGACGCCGGAGAGCACTTCGTCACCGCCCTCGTGCTCGACATCCCGGACGACGGCCCGCACGCGGAGATGGTGACCTGCGGCCATCCGCCGCCACTGCTGGTGCGCGAACACCAGGTCACCGAGCTTGCGCCACGTCAGTCCGCACCACCCCTGGGCATGGGCGAACTCCCCGGTCCCCCGCTCCGAAGCGACCGCTTCGCCTTCACGGCCGGTGACTTCCTCGTCCTCTACACCGACGGAGTCATCGAGGCCCGCTCGCCCACCGGCGCCTTCTACCCGCTCGCCGAGCGGGTCGCCTCATTCCCGTCCCTTCCCGCCGGCGGCCCGGACTCCCTGCTGAACCACATTCACCGCGACCTGCTCGCCCACACCGGCGGGCAGCTCAACGACGACATCGCGCTCCTCGTCATCGAACGCGTACCCACGCGGCACCTGCTCCGCCCGCTTCTCAACGGCCGGCCCATGGCGGACCATGCCGCCGACGCATACCCCGACGGAGCGCCGCCGTCGAGGGCTCACGGGCGCGGGATCTGA
- a CDS encoding MFS transporter, translating into MRYSLLQQAAFRSFFAGRLVSLLGSSMAPVALAFAVLDASGSGHDLGVVLAAHMLPLLAFLLVGGAVADRFPRRTVLVAAHLGAAFTQGAVAALLLTGHYSLPLVTALEFAGGVLGAFTTPALRGVVPQLVAKSLLRQANSLLGSARNVTKILGPSLSGVLVVTVGSGPAIAFDALTYLVAAGFLARLSLTGTSEASQRDTVLGDIRDGWSAFRAIRWVWVGTLSFCLLNLVQTGTWQILGPQLTRQLSGETTWGFVLSVRGAGMLASSLLMYRMTVRHLLRFGQVAGVLGALPLLALGAQGHAPWLVLAAFVAGLGSSVTAVAWDTSLQEHVPAHVLSRVASYDDLLSYLAIPVGQLCVGPLAETFGAFRVTAAAGAVSAAASLIPLASRAVRRLPHAQPDTSAPTTPTAPGAPATPAPQKLPESTHCAPS; encoded by the coding sequence ATGCGTTACTCCCTCCTCCAACAGGCCGCGTTCCGCTCGTTCTTCGCCGGACGTCTGGTATCCCTGCTCGGAAGCTCGATGGCTCCGGTCGCGCTTGCCTTCGCCGTCCTCGACGCCTCGGGCAGCGGCCACGACCTCGGCGTCGTACTCGCCGCCCACATGCTGCCGCTGCTCGCGTTCCTGCTCGTGGGCGGCGCGGTCGCCGACCGGTTCCCGCGCCGGACCGTCCTGGTGGCCGCCCATCTGGGGGCGGCATTCACGCAGGGCGCCGTCGCCGCGCTCCTGCTGACCGGGCACTACTCGCTGCCGCTGGTGACCGCCCTCGAGTTCGCAGGCGGCGTGCTCGGCGCCTTCACGACACCGGCGCTGCGCGGCGTCGTCCCTCAGCTCGTCGCCAAGTCCCTTCTGCGGCAGGCGAATTCACTCCTCGGTTCGGCCCGCAACGTCACGAAGATCCTCGGTCCGAGTCTGTCAGGTGTGCTGGTGGTGACGGTCGGGAGCGGGCCCGCCATCGCGTTCGACGCGCTCACCTACCTCGTCGCGGCCGGTTTCCTCGCACGGCTCTCCCTCACCGGCACCTCTGAGGCGTCACAGCGAGACACGGTGCTGGGCGACATCCGCGACGGATGGAGCGCGTTCCGTGCGATCCGGTGGGTGTGGGTCGGAACCCTGTCCTTCTGCCTGCTGAACCTCGTCCAGACCGGAACGTGGCAGATCCTCGGCCCTCAGCTCACCCGGCAGCTCAGCGGCGAGACGACCTGGGGTTTCGTGCTCAGTGTGCGCGGGGCCGGCATGCTGGCGTCGAGCCTGCTGATGTACCGGATGACGGTGCGGCATCTGCTGCGGTTCGGGCAGGTGGCGGGGGTGCTGGGCGCGCTGCCGCTGCTCGCACTGGGGGCACAGGGGCACGCTCCATGGCTGGTCCTGGCGGCGTTCGTCGCAGGGCTCGGCTCCTCCGTCACCGCGGTCGCGTGGGACACCTCGCTCCAGGAGCACGTCCCCGCGCACGTGCTGTCGCGCGTCGCGTCCTACGACGACCTGCTGTCCTATCTCGCGATTCCGGTCGGGCAGCTGTGCGTGGGCCCACTGGCGGAGACGTTCGGCGCTTTCCGGGTGACCGCTGCAGCCGGGGCCGTCTCCGCCGCGGCCAGCCTGATCCCCCTGGCCTCCAGAGCCGTACGCCGACTGCCCCACGCCCAGCCCGACACGTCCGCACCGACCACACCCACCGCGCCTGGCGCACCCGCCACACCCGCTCCGCAGAAGTTGCCCGAGTCAACACACTGCGCGCCGTCCTGA
- a CDS encoding winged helix-turn-helix domain-containing protein — MVLLRLSSMALSQSRFALSPSAETLGSMSVLMAPCSDPWLTSWYTRHHGAFHAALDADPFARGLVELICSTKYLPGYLSRPPSGGMRTTLVDELRVVAAARDDDIRADLDAAVARSWKRHDLEWLTGHGWGARTADLFRHVWETHVSPDWPRRRALLERDVTYRAGLLAAYGWPRALQHMNRRSAWVGADAIRFSDQPGPDCIVGEGGMLFVPVCVTSGTWLAEAPPDRYALVYPARGTAEQTGRPRAAQALERLIGTGRAALLQELERPATSSELASQLGQSLGTVGGHLAVLREANMVVGTRVGRRVVYRRTEAGDRLAGRAGSPDD; from the coding sequence ATGGTGCTGCTGCGGTTGAGCTCGATGGCCCTGTCACAGTCCCGGTTCGCGCTGTCGCCGAGCGCCGAGACGCTGGGGTCGATGAGCGTCCTGATGGCGCCCTGCTCCGACCCGTGGCTCACCTCCTGGTACACCCGCCACCACGGCGCCTTCCACGCCGCGCTCGACGCGGACCCGTTCGCCAGAGGCCTCGTCGAGCTGATCTGCTCGACCAAGTACCTCCCCGGCTACCTGAGCCGCCCGCCGTCCGGCGGAATGCGCACCACGCTCGTCGACGAACTGAGGGTCGTCGCGGCGGCCCGTGACGACGACATACGCGCGGACCTCGACGCGGCGGTGGCCCGTAGCTGGAAGCGCCACGACCTGGAGTGGCTGACCGGGCACGGGTGGGGAGCCCGGACCGCCGACCTCTTCCGGCACGTGTGGGAGACGCATGTGTCGCCGGACTGGCCGCGCCGCCGCGCCCTGTTGGAACGGGACGTCACGTACCGGGCGGGGCTGCTCGCCGCGTACGGCTGGCCCAGGGCGCTCCAGCACATGAACCGGCGCAGTGCGTGGGTCGGCGCCGACGCGATCCGCTTCAGCGACCAGCCGGGCCCCGACTGCATCGTCGGCGAGGGCGGAATGCTGTTCGTCCCGGTGTGCGTGACGAGCGGCACCTGGCTCGCCGAGGCGCCTCCCGACCGGTACGCCCTGGTGTACCCGGCCCGCGGCACAGCCGAGCAGACCGGGCGGCCGCGAGCGGCGCAGGCTCTGGAACGGCTGATCGGCACCGGCCGCGCCGCCCTCCTCCAGGAGCTGGAACGCCCCGCGACCAGCAGTGAACTCGCGTCGCAACTGGGGCAGTCGCTCGGCACGGTCGGCGGCCACCTGGCCGTTTTGCGCGAGGCGAACATGGTCGTTGGTACGAGAGTGGGGCGACGTGTGGTGTACCGGCGCACGGAGGCGGGCGATCGCCTCGCCGGTCGTGCAGGCTCTCCGGATGACTGA
- a CDS encoding aminoglycoside phosphotransferase family protein, producing MTDHEIDEPLGEAVDEAIDQAIGEACDEAIGEELVRSLIEERYPDLAALELHQSVRGWDNQLWWLGDELAVRLPRTPRAPDLLRKEHRWLPLLAQRLPLPVPTPLRLAEPSDLFPHPWTIAEWVPGEPADRSPISEGGESADALARFLTALHQEAPADAPANSGRGVPLAAISHHFDEAVRSVAAHVPEGVRDVLDEAVAAPAWEGPPVWLHGDLHPANVVVSDGTLSGVVDFGELCAGDPAMDLAAGWLLLPSAAGFLDAYERADEAMIRRARGWAVLQALSLVAIGRAGDQGLPGGKPTWGRAGRLTLDRVLASR from the coding sequence ATGACTGACCACGAGATCGACGAGCCGCTCGGCGAAGCAGTCGACGAAGCAATCGACCAAGCCATCGGCGAAGCATGCGACGAAGCCATCGGCGAAGAGTTGGTGCGGTCGCTGATCGAGGAGCGGTATCCGGATCTGGCGGCGCTGGAACTCCATCAGTCGGTGAGAGGCTGGGACAACCAACTCTGGTGGCTGGGCGACGAGTTGGCCGTACGTCTGCCGCGTACGCCACGTGCCCCGGACCTGCTGCGCAAGGAGCACCGCTGGCTGCCGCTCCTCGCCCAGAGGCTCCCCCTCCCGGTCCCCACGCCCCTCCGGCTCGCCGAACCGTCCGACCTCTTCCCACACCCTTGGACCATCGCGGAATGGGTCCCCGGCGAGCCGGCGGACCGTTCGCCGATCAGCGAGGGCGGGGAGTCCGCCGACGCGCTGGCGCGCTTCCTGACGGCGCTCCACCAGGAGGCGCCCGCGGACGCACCGGCCAACTCCGGCCGCGGAGTTCCCCTCGCCGCGATCTCACATCACTTCGACGAGGCCGTCCGATCCGTCGCCGCCCACGTGCCCGAAGGCGTCCGGGACGTGTTGGACGAGGCCGTAGCGGCTCCCGCGTGGGAGGGGCCGCCGGTGTGGCTCCACGGAGACCTGCACCCCGCGAACGTCGTCGTCTCGGACGGCACACTCTCCGGCGTTGTCGACTTCGGCGAACTCTGTGCCGGTGATCCGGCGATGGACCTCGCGGCCGGGTGGCTCCTGCTGCCTTCCGCCGCAGGCTTCCTGGACGCCTATGAACGCGCCGACGAGGCCATGATCCGACGTGCCCGCGGGTGGGCCGTCCTGCAGGCTCTGTCCCTCGTCGCGATCGGCCGGGCAGGGGACCAGGGCCTGCCCGGCGGCAAGCCCACGTGGGGGCGGGCGGGCCGACTGACCCTCGACCGCGTGCTGGCCTCGCGCTGA
- a CDS encoding cytochrome P450, with the protein MTDPTAAPLQLTHTQIDEASHGHDVPLVRVTLPGTTTPVWLATRYDVVKAALADTRFVRDLAKVPGAQGGGVGAELLDDAGLPPEYRQYLEILVMVDGPEHTRLRTHVMRAFAPRRIAALRPRIERIVQDVTGELVAKGDQFDLLSAFAYPVMTDVICEIIGVDAADRPKVSGWIRDYESGEPDRFLPGIDHLAEYVGGLLDLRGPAPKEDLVSDLLRSSATAAEGQRLTRQEMIALVFLLINTGIAPPAFFITDAVLTLLDHPQETVRLRAERDLLPRAVQELLRHVSAVRVGATLYATEDVELGGVLVRQGEGVTSGLLAANRDPGSFDDATRLDLTREVARGAGHIAYGHGAHRCIGAALANLQTEVILDELFLRRDSLELAVEREAVERVGFAGDGTYPIALPVRI; encoded by the coding sequence ATGACCGATCCGACCGCCGCGCCACTGCAACTGACCCACACTCAGATCGACGAGGCGTCGCACGGCCACGACGTCCCGCTGGTGCGGGTGACACTCCCGGGGACCACGACCCCCGTATGGCTGGCCACGCGCTACGACGTGGTGAAGGCGGCTCTCGCGGACACCCGCTTCGTACGGGACCTGGCGAAGGTTCCCGGTGCGCAGGGCGGGGGTGTCGGCGCGGAACTGCTCGACGACGCGGGGCTGCCGCCGGAGTACCGGCAGTACCTGGAGATCCTCGTCATGGTCGACGGGCCCGAGCACACCCGCCTGCGCACGCACGTGATGCGGGCCTTCGCGCCGCGCCGGATCGCCGCGCTGCGTCCGCGCATCGAGCGCATCGTCCAGGACGTGACCGGTGAACTCGTCGCGAAGGGGGACCAGTTCGACCTCCTGAGCGCCTTCGCCTACCCGGTCATGACGGACGTCATCTGCGAGATCATCGGCGTGGACGCGGCCGACCGGCCGAAGGTGAGCGGCTGGATCAGGGACTACGAGTCCGGTGAACCGGACCGGTTCCTGCCCGGCATCGACCACCTCGCCGAGTACGTCGGCGGGCTGCTCGACCTCCGTGGCCCGGCGCCCAAGGAGGACCTTGTCTCCGATCTGCTGCGCTCCAGCGCCACGGCGGCCGAGGGGCAGCGCCTGACGCGCCAGGAGATGATCGCGCTCGTCTTCCTGCTGATCAACACGGGGATCGCGCCGCCCGCCTTCTTCATCACCGACGCGGTCCTCACCCTCCTCGACCACCCGCAGGAGACGGTCCGGCTGCGGGCGGAGCGCGACCTGCTGCCGCGTGCCGTCCAGGAGTTGCTCCGCCATGTGTCGGCGGTACGGGTCGGCGCCACTCTGTACGCCACCGAGGACGTGGAACTCGGCGGCGTCCTGGTGCGCCAGGGCGAGGGCGTGACGAGCGGTCTGCTGGCCGCCAACCGCGACCCGGGAAGCTTTGACGACGCCACGCGGCTCGACCTCACACGCGAGGTGGCACGCGGGGCCGGGCACATCGCGTACGGACACGGCGCGCACCGCTGCATCGGCGCCGCGCTCGCCAACCTCCAGACCGAGGTGATCCTCGACGAGCTGTTCCTGCGCCGGGACAGCCTCGAGCTGGCCGTCGAGCGGGAGGCGGTCGAGCGCGTCGGGTTCGCGGGGGACGGCACCTATCCGATCGCGCTGCCGGTTCGCATCTGA
- a CDS encoding YncE family protein, whose protein sequence is MTARARGALGAMAVVLLAAGCTATGTADSTAPSPRAATVIPSVPAPPRTAQGTLLVADFGSGTVTFVDPERGALDSVKVGTAPYGLVVGKDGRAWVATAEGVAVVDTETRENVGRIPYTTETGPATTGEYRGGGMGIALAPDGKHVYVGVNVPDRNGVLEVVDTATRKVTDTVPVGRRPFDVDVARDGSEVYATGHDSFDVTAVRTDTLTPRRFEVAPYGTEGGLGSWLKPHYAAVRDDGKLLLPFEGEKLAVLDPRTGKVAVEPMTADTHQHGARLTPDGTLLAVGTGPISAGDNDASLTIRTAEGKERVVPLDGPHEDVAASRDSRTAYVTGGFTRDGFWDGITVVDLESGKTHRLPAGHRPLGIAVL, encoded by the coding sequence ATGACGGCCCGCGCGCGCGGTGCGCTCGGGGCAATGGCCGTCGTCCTCCTCGCGGCGGGGTGCACCGCGACCGGCACCGCCGACTCCACCGCGCCCTCACCACGGGCAGCCACCGTCATCCCTTCGGTGCCGGCGCCCCCGCGAACCGCTCAAGGCACGTTGCTGGTGGCGGACTTCGGCAGCGGCACGGTCACGTTCGTGGACCCGGAGCGCGGCGCCCTCGACTCGGTGAAGGTGGGCACCGCACCGTACGGGCTCGTCGTCGGCAAGGACGGCCGGGCGTGGGTTGCGACGGCCGAAGGGGTGGCCGTCGTCGACACCGAGACGCGCGAGAACGTCGGCCGCATCCCGTACACGACGGAGACCGGCCCCGCCACGACCGGCGAGTACCGCGGCGGCGGCATGGGCATCGCCCTCGCACCCGACGGAAAGCATGTCTACGTGGGCGTCAACGTGCCTGACAGGAATGGAGTGTTGGAGGTCGTCGACACGGCGACGCGGAAGGTCACGGACACCGTCCCGGTCGGCCGCCGCCCCTTCGATGTGGATGTGGCCCGCGACGGCAGCGAGGTGTACGCCACCGGCCACGACTCGTTCGACGTGACCGCCGTACGCACGGACACGCTCACTCCGCGCCGGTTCGAGGTCGCCCCGTACGGCACGGAGGGCGGTCTCGGCTCGTGGCTGAAGCCGCACTACGCCGCCGTGCGCGACGACGGAAAGCTCCTGCTGCCCTTCGAGGGCGAGAAGCTGGCCGTGCTCGACCCGCGCACCGGCAAGGTCGCCGTCGAACCGATGACCGCCGACACCCACCAGCACGGCGCCCGGCTCACCCCCGACGGCACGCTGCTCGCCGTCGGCACAGGCCCGATCAGCGCAGGCGACAACGACGCCTCGCTGACCATCCGTACCGCCGAGGGGAAGGAGCGCGTCGTCCCGCTAGACGGCCCGCACGAGGATGTCGCCGCGTCGCGCGACAGCCGCACCGCCTACGTCACCGGGGGCTTCACGCGAGACGGATTCTGGGACGGGATCACCGTCGTGGACCTGGAGAGCGGGAAGACCCACCGGCTGCCCGCAGGTCATCGGCCGCTGGGCATTGCCGTTCTGTGA
- a CDS encoding ankyrin repeat domain-containing protein, producing MHDRDRRLLEAARRGDAAEVRAALDAGASAETCDEELRSPLLLAALNDHVQAARVLVSAGADPDAQDRRHDSPWLVTGVTGSVAMMRVLLPAGPDLTLRNRYGGVSVIPASERGHVAYVRAVLRETDIDVNHVNDLGWTALLEAVILGDGGRAHQEIVELLLAAGARPDLADAEGVTALEHAQRRGFDALAALLRAAS from the coding sequence ATGCACGACCGCGACCGCCGACTCCTGGAGGCCGCCCGGCGCGGTGACGCCGCCGAGGTGCGCGCCGCACTCGACGCCGGGGCCTCGGCAGAGACCTGCGACGAGGAACTGCGCTCCCCGCTGTTGCTCGCCGCCCTCAACGATCACGTCCAGGCCGCGCGGGTCCTGGTCTCGGCCGGCGCCGACCCGGACGCCCAGGACCGGCGCCACGACAGCCCGTGGCTCGTGACCGGCGTGACCGGCAGCGTCGCGATGATGCGCGTCCTGCTCCCGGCGGGCCCGGATCTCACTCTGCGTAACCGCTATGGGGGTGTTTCGGTGATCCCCGCCAGCGAGCGCGGCCACGTCGCGTACGTACGGGCGGTGCTCCGGGAGACGGACATCGACGTCAACCACGTCAACGATCTCGGATGGACCGCTCTGCTCGAAGCCGTGATCCTCGGTGACGGGGGCCGGGCGCACCAGGAGATCGTGGAGCTGCTGCTCGCGGCGGGCGCCCGTCCGGATCTCGCGGACGCGGAAGGCGTCACGGCCTTGGAACACGCGCAACGCCGCGGCTTCGATGCGCTCGCGGCGCTGCTCAGGGCCGCGTCATGA
- a CDS encoding NUDIX domain-containing protein, translated as MRSRVSAYAVAVMDEQLLLTQLADSSPVFEPGLWHLPGGGIDPGEQPRETLGRELYEETGLELLDARLVDARTYTAHRLGIDWHLVGLFYRVDLKPGPPVVTKGDDSTSAVTWMPLSGLRESELSPAAVDGLAMTGVRCNRRPRVAATHQ; from the coding sequence ATGCGTTCGCGAGTCTCGGCGTATGCGGTCGCTGTCATGGACGAGCAGTTGCTGCTCACCCAACTCGCGGACAGTTCGCCGGTGTTCGAGCCCGGCCTGTGGCACCTGCCCGGTGGCGGGATCGACCCGGGGGAGCAGCCGCGCGAGACGCTGGGGCGCGAACTGTACGAGGAGACCGGCCTGGAGCTCCTGGACGCCCGGCTGGTCGACGCGAGGACGTACACCGCTCACCGGCTCGGCATCGACTGGCATCTGGTGGGGCTCTTCTACCGCGTCGACCTCAAGCCCGGCCCTCCCGTGGTGACCAAGGGGGACGACTCCACCAGCGCCGTCACCTGGATGCCCCTGTCCGGCTTGCGGGAGTCCGAGCTGTCCCCCGCGGCGGTCGACGGCTTGGCGATGACCGGTGTGCGCTGCAACCGTCGGCCCCGTGTGGCCGCGACCCACCAGTAG
- a CDS encoding SpoIIE family protein phosphatase, which translates to MDAIGSSRAGLTTAGTVSEPGGLLDALAVAAVMIDAQGRICLWSPQAEELFGFTAEEALGQYAAPLLVAPENQDLVLGLFAEVMESGRSWAGVFPVRHKDGSTRLVEFRNMRLHDELGDVYALGIASDQALLRRVERDLALSVQLVAQSPIGLAVLDTNLRYVMVNPALERINALPAEQHIGRGVGEALPFLDTEAITATMRQVMATGTPVLNEFTIGRPGGASDVEHAWSVSYYRLDDPAGRVLGLAISVVDVSEQHRASQEAARARRRLAFIADASKIVGTTLDVEQTAHELASVVVPELADLAAVDILDAVLQGLRQTTPAAGGPALFRALAVTAAYSTNALHAADTPGQIASYAADRYITQCVTSGRPVLVEHVSEADLERIAPDPKSARVLSRAGLHSYLAVPLIARGEVLGALDLGRARNELPFDEDDVVLAGELAARAAVCIDNARSYQSERRTALTLQRHLLPPRPPRRPGLEIAYRYQPAQSASEIGGDWFDTIPVAGNKTALVIGDVMGSGINAAATMGQLRTATRTLADLDLAPAEVLRHLDHTAAELDPAFATCIYTVYDPHRGECRIAVAGHLPPILVRPGRRPELLDLPTGTPLGVGDVAFQETTVKMESGDQLVLYTDGLIETRSDAIDARINTLLDLLSEPQGSLDEVCDHLLVALRDEGDRDDVALLIARARPLGSTS; encoded by the coding sequence ATGGATGCGATCGGTTCGTCGCGGGCCGGCCTGACAACGGCGGGCACGGTTTCCGAGCCCGGCGGCCTTCTGGACGCCCTGGCCGTGGCCGCGGTGATGATCGACGCCCAGGGCCGGATCTGCCTGTGGAGCCCGCAGGCCGAGGAGCTGTTCGGCTTCACCGCCGAGGAGGCGCTGGGGCAGTACGCTGCGCCGCTCCTGGTCGCCCCGGAAAACCAGGATCTCGTGCTCGGCCTGTTCGCCGAGGTCATGGAGAGCGGCCGGAGCTGGGCCGGCGTCTTCCCGGTACGCCACAAGGACGGCAGCACCCGCCTGGTGGAGTTCCGCAACATGCGGCTCCACGACGAGCTCGGAGACGTCTACGCCCTCGGCATCGCCAGCGATCAGGCCCTCCTGCGCCGCGTCGAGAGGGACCTTGCGCTGTCCGTGCAGCTAGTGGCCCAGTCGCCCATCGGGCTCGCGGTACTGGACACGAACCTGCGCTACGTGATGGTCAACCCCGCGCTGGAACGCATCAACGCCCTGCCCGCCGAGCAGCACATCGGCCGCGGCGTCGGCGAGGCCCTGCCGTTCCTGGACACCGAAGCCATCACGGCCACGATGCGCCAGGTCATGGCCACGGGCACGCCGGTCCTCAACGAGTTCACCATCGGCCGACCCGGCGGAGCCTCCGACGTGGAACACGCCTGGTCGGTGTCCTACTACCGGCTGGACGACCCGGCGGGCCGGGTCCTCGGCCTGGCCATCTCCGTGGTGGACGTGAGCGAACAGCACCGGGCCTCGCAGGAAGCCGCCCGGGCCCGCCGGCGCCTGGCCTTCATCGCCGACGCGTCCAAGATCGTGGGCACCACTCTGGACGTCGAGCAGACCGCGCACGAGTTGGCGTCGGTGGTCGTCCCCGAGCTGGCCGACCTGGCGGCGGTCGACATACTCGACGCCGTGCTCCAGGGCCTGCGCCAGACCACCCCGGCCGCCGGAGGACCCGCTCTGTTCCGGGCACTGGCGGTGACGGCGGCCTACTCCACCAACGCGCTCCACGCCGCCGACACCCCCGGGCAGATCGCCAGCTACGCGGCCGACCGGTACATCACCCAGTGCGTGACCTCAGGGCGTCCGGTGCTGGTGGAGCACGTGAGCGAAGCGGACCTGGAGCGCATCGCCCCCGACCCGAAGTCCGCCCGGGTCCTGTCCCGGGCGGGGCTGCACTCCTATCTTGCGGTGCCGCTCATCGCGCGCGGAGAGGTGCTCGGCGCGCTGGACCTGGGCCGCGCGAGGAACGAGCTGCCGTTCGACGAGGACGACGTCGTCCTGGCCGGCGAGCTGGCCGCCCGCGCGGCGGTCTGCATCGACAACGCCCGCTCGTACCAGAGTGAACGCCGCACCGCCCTCACCCTCCAGCGCCACCTGCTCCCGCCCAGGCCGCCCCGCAGGCCCGGCCTGGAGATCGCTTACCGCTACCAGCCCGCCCAGTCGGCCAGCGAGATCGGCGGCGACTGGTTCGACACCATCCCGGTGGCCGGGAACAAGACCGCCCTCGTGATCGGTGACGTGATGGGCAGCGGCATCAACGCCGCCGCCACCATGGGCCAACTGCGCACGGCCACCCGCACGTTGGCGGACCTGGACCTCGCGCCGGCCGAGGTGCTCCGCCACCTCGACCACACCGCCGCCGAACTCGACCCCGCGTTCGCCACGTGCATATACACCGTGTACGACCCGCACCGCGGCGAGTGCCGGATCGCCGTCGCGGGCCACCTGCCGCCCATCCTGGTCAGGCCCGGCCGGCGCCCCGAACTCCTCGACCTGCCCACGGGGACACCTCTCGGTGTGGGGGACGTCGCCTTCCAGGAGACGACTGTGAAGATGGAGAGCGGCGACCAACTCGTGCTCTACACCGATGGGTTGATCGAGACGCGTTCCGACGCCATAGATGCCCGCATCAACACACTGCTCGATCTGCTCTCCGAGCCGCAGGGGTCCCTGGACGAGGTCTGCGACCACCTCCTCGTGGCACTGCGGGACGAGGGGGACCGCGACGACGTGGCCCTCCTGATCGCCCGGGCCCGCCCGCTGGGGTCCACGTCGTAG